The Benincasa hispida cultivar B227 chromosome 9, ASM972705v1, whole genome shotgun sequence genome has a segment encoding these proteins:
- the LOC120086380 gene encoding serine/threonine-protein kinase CTR1 isoform X2, translating into MPHRTTYFFPRQFPDRGFDSASTSKHILDHEKKINKDTFSTENDAKPTPRPARDFSVTKSSAVSDLFTGDKAQSNKKLPAFYDWLVDKKATRSATAHVKTWLSNCDEDRELLLPPPTSEPEHDTASVKDRSVDRNFDRQVSLPRVSSGSSYAGSLFSGTGTGTVDGNFSSDVKDSSASKILSSHTARPEEIEVGDDKESIAQRAKESYYLQLALAATLRSHANLAGDPVLMEEGRVEITDAETVSYRLWVSGCLSYSDKISDGFYNILGMNPYLWVMCNGFEEGRRLPPLMSLRTIEPSETSMEVILVDRRGDSRLKELEDKAQELYCASESTLVLVEKLGKLVAIYMGGTFPVEQGGLHLHWKVVSKRLREFQKCIVLPIGSLSMGLCRHRAILFKKLADYIGLPCRIARGCKYCVADHRSSCLVKIEDDKKSLREYVVDLVGEPGNIHGPDSSINGGFQSSMPSPLHISHLKEFQEPYVESYFNHQTVESKQICGFPENPLRSGLGEYQMKGGSTLHRSPGAETDKLVDQACMGMRSTQLCVETKVSKECVLQSHIMPSAGADTSEVLSSVGGVSLRENKVVVEEIYQEEAVIAGISLNETSINPSKLSLSTQTDSKEVEGSFGTVHRAEWHGSDVAVKVLTMQDFHDDQLKEFLREVAIMKRVRHPNVVLFMGAVTKRPHLSIVTEYLPRGSLYRLIHRPSSGELMDQRKRLRMALDVAKGINYLHCLNPPIVHWDLKSPNLLVDKNWTVKVCDFGLSRFKANTFISSKSVAGTPEWMAPEFLRGEPSNEKSDVYSFGVILWELVTMQQPWSGLGPAQVVGAVAFQNRKLSIPSSTSPLLASLIESCWADDPVQRPSFASIVESLKKLLKSPQQLIAMGGT; encoded by the exons ATGCCGCATAGAACGACTTACTTCTTCCCCAGGCAATTTCCGGATCGCGGATTTGACTCGGCGTCAACCTCCAAACACATTTTGGATCACgagaagaaaatcaacaaagacACTTTTAGTACCGAAAACGACGCGAAACCGACTCCGAGGCCTGCGCGCGACTTTAGCGTCACGAAGAGTTCCGCTGTATCGGATCTTTTCACGGGGGACAAGGCTCAAAGCAATAAGAAACTGCCTGCTTTTTACGATTGGTTGGTGGACAAGAAAGCAACGCGGTCGGCAACAGCTCACGTGAAAACTTGGCTTTCAAACTGTGATGAGGACCGCGAGCTTTTGCTTCCGCCACCTACCTCGGAGCCGGAGCATGATACAGCGTCGGTTAAGGATCGGAGTGTTGACCGCAACTTTGACCGGCAAGTTTCACTGCCTAGAGTATCAAGCGGGAGTAGCTATGCGGGGAGTTTGTTTTCAGGCACGGGAACGGGGACAGTGGATGGAAACTTTTCCAGCGACGTCAAGGATTCATCGGCGTCAAAGATATTGTCCTCGCACACGGCGAGGCCGGAAGAGATTGAGGTTGGAGATGATAAGGAAAGCATAGCACAAAGAGCGAAAGAGAGTTATTACCTGCAACTTGCTCTGGCGGCAACGCTTCGTTCCCATGCTAATCTCGCTGGCGATCCTGTGCTTATGGAGGAAGGCAGGGTGGAAATTACGGACGCTGAAACTGTTTCTTATCGACTCTGG GTAAGTGGTTGCCTGTCTTATTCCGACAAAATATCAGATGGTTTCTACAATATTCTGGGTATGAACCCGTATCTCTGGGTTATGTGCAATGGTTTTGAGGAAGGTAGACGGCTACCTCCTCTGATGTCGCTTAGAACCATTGAACCAAGTGAGACGTCAATGGAGGTGATTCTAGTTGATAGACGTGGGGACTCTCGACTGAAAGAGCTTGAAGACAAAGCACAGGAACTATATTGTGCTTCAGAGAGCACCTTAGTGTTGGTGGAGAAACTAGGAAAGCTTGTTGCGATCTACATGGG GGGCACTTTTCCGGTGGAGCAAGGGGGGCTGCACCTCCATTGGAAAGTGGTAAGCAAAAGATTGAGGGAATTTCAGAAATGCATCGTTCTTCCAATTGGTAGTCTTTCTATGGGACTATGCAGGCACCGTGCAATCCTTTTCAAG AAATTGGCAGATTATATAGGTTTGCCATGTCGGATAGCTAGAGGTTGCAAGTACTGTGTTGCAGATCATCGATCCTCTTGCCTTGTCAAAATTGAAGATGACAAGAAATCGTTGAG GGAATATGTAGTTGATTTAGTGGGGGAACCGGGAAATATACATGGTCCAGATTCCTCAATCAATGGAGGATTCCAATCTTCAATGCCTTCGCCGCTCCACATTTCTCATTTAAAAGAGTTTCAAGAACCTTACGTGGAAAGTTATTTTAATCATCAAACTGTTGAGTCAAAGCAAATCTGTGGTTTTCCTGAAAATCCTCTACGTTCAG GCTTGGGAGAGTACCAGATGAAAGGGGGAAGCACTTTACATAGGAGTCCAGGTGCTGAAACTGATAAATTGGTTGATCAAGCATGTATGGGTATGAGATCAACTCAGTTGTGTGTGGAGACAAAAGTGAGCAAGGAGTGTGTGCTTCAAAGTCATATAATGCCATCCGCAGGTGCTGATACCTCCGAGGTGTTAAGTTCTGTTGGGGGGGTGTCTTTACGTGAAAACAAGGTTGTCGTTGAAGAAATATATCAAGAAGAGGCAGTTATTGCGGGGATTTCACTGAATGAAACTAGCATTAATCCGTCCAAATTGAGCTTGTCAACTCAAACTGATTCAAAGGAGGTTGAGG GCTCATTTGGTACAGTGCACCGTGCTGAATGGCATGGATCG GACGTTGCTGTCAAGGTTCTAACCATGCAGGATTTCCACGATGATCAGTTGAAAGAGTTTCTAAGAGAG GTTGCAATAATGAAGCGGGTGCGCCATCCGAATGTGGTACTCTTTATGGGTGCAGTTACAAAGCGGCCTCATCTTTCAATAGTGACTGAATATCTGCCCAG GGGTAGTCTATACCGCCTAATCCACAGGCCATCTTCTGGTGAATTGATGGATCAAAGGAAACGATTGCGCATGGCGCTGGATGTG GCAAAGGGAATCAACTACCTACATTGTCTCAATCCTCCTATAGTACACTGGGATCTTAAATCCCCCAACTTGTTGGTTGACAAGAATTGGACGGTGAAG GTTTGTGATTTTGGGTTGTCCAGATTCAAAGCAAACACTTTCATATCATCGAAATCTGTTGCTGGAACG CCCGAGTGGATGGCTCCAGAATTCCTTCGTGGAGAGCCTTCAAATGAAAAGTCTGATGTCTACAGTTTTGGAGTGATCCTCTGGGAACTAGTAACCATGCAACAACCATGGAGTGGGCTTGGCCCGGCTCAG GTCGTGGGAGCTGTTGCTTTCCAGAATAGAAAGCTTTCTATTCCATCAAGTACTTCTCCGTTGTTGGCCTCCCTTATTGAATCATGCTGGGCAGA TGATCCTGTTCAGCGGCCATCCTTCGCAAGCATAGTCGAGTCCCTAAAGAAATTGCTCAAATCTCCACAGCAGTTGATAGCCATGGGTGGAACGTAA
- the LOC120086380 gene encoding serine/threonine-protein kinase CTR1 isoform X1, whose amino-acid sequence MPHRTTYFFPRQFPDRGFDSASTSKHILDHEKKINKDTFSTENDAKPTPRPARDFSVTKSSAVSDLFTGDKAQSNKKLPAFYDWLVDKKATRSATAHVKTWLSNCDEDRELLLPPPTSEPEHDTASVKDRSVDRNFDRQVSLPRVSSGSSYAGSLFSGTGTGTVDGNFSSDVKDSSASKILSSHTARPEEIEVGDDKESIAQRAKESYYLQLALAATLRSHANLAGDPVLMEEGRVEITDAETVSYRLWVSGCLSYSDKISDGFYNILGMNPYLWVMCNGFEEGRRLPPLMSLRTIEPSETSMEVILVDRRGDSRLKELEDKAQELYCASESTLVLVEKLGKLVAIYMGGTFPVEQGGLHLHWKVVSKRLREFQKCIVLPIGSLSMGLCRHRAILFKKLADYIGLPCRIARGCKYCVADHRSSCLVKIEDDKKSLREYVVDLVGEPGNIHGPDSSINGGFQSSMPSPLHISHLKEFQEPYVESYFNHQTVESKQICGFPENPLRSGLGEYQMKGGSTLHRSPGAETDKLVDQACMGMRSTQLCVETKVSKECVLQSHIMPSAGADTSEVLSSVGGVSLRENKVVVEEIYQEEAVIAGISLNETSINPSKLSLSTQTDSKEVEGRSQNFSASTYPKYLTLEPSLAMDWLEISWDELHIKERVGAGSFGTVHRAEWHGSDVAVKVLTMQDFHDDQLKEFLREVAIMKRVRHPNVVLFMGAVTKRPHLSIVTEYLPRGSLYRLIHRPSSGELMDQRKRLRMALDVAKGINYLHCLNPPIVHWDLKSPNLLVDKNWTVKVCDFGLSRFKANTFISSKSVAGTPEWMAPEFLRGEPSNEKSDVYSFGVILWELVTMQQPWSGLGPAQVVGAVAFQNRKLSIPSSTSPLLASLIESCWADDPVQRPSFASIVESLKKLLKSPQQLIAMGGT is encoded by the exons ATGCCGCATAGAACGACTTACTTCTTCCCCAGGCAATTTCCGGATCGCGGATTTGACTCGGCGTCAACCTCCAAACACATTTTGGATCACgagaagaaaatcaacaaagacACTTTTAGTACCGAAAACGACGCGAAACCGACTCCGAGGCCTGCGCGCGACTTTAGCGTCACGAAGAGTTCCGCTGTATCGGATCTTTTCACGGGGGACAAGGCTCAAAGCAATAAGAAACTGCCTGCTTTTTACGATTGGTTGGTGGACAAGAAAGCAACGCGGTCGGCAACAGCTCACGTGAAAACTTGGCTTTCAAACTGTGATGAGGACCGCGAGCTTTTGCTTCCGCCACCTACCTCGGAGCCGGAGCATGATACAGCGTCGGTTAAGGATCGGAGTGTTGACCGCAACTTTGACCGGCAAGTTTCACTGCCTAGAGTATCAAGCGGGAGTAGCTATGCGGGGAGTTTGTTTTCAGGCACGGGAACGGGGACAGTGGATGGAAACTTTTCCAGCGACGTCAAGGATTCATCGGCGTCAAAGATATTGTCCTCGCACACGGCGAGGCCGGAAGAGATTGAGGTTGGAGATGATAAGGAAAGCATAGCACAAAGAGCGAAAGAGAGTTATTACCTGCAACTTGCTCTGGCGGCAACGCTTCGTTCCCATGCTAATCTCGCTGGCGATCCTGTGCTTATGGAGGAAGGCAGGGTGGAAATTACGGACGCTGAAACTGTTTCTTATCGACTCTGG GTAAGTGGTTGCCTGTCTTATTCCGACAAAATATCAGATGGTTTCTACAATATTCTGGGTATGAACCCGTATCTCTGGGTTATGTGCAATGGTTTTGAGGAAGGTAGACGGCTACCTCCTCTGATGTCGCTTAGAACCATTGAACCAAGTGAGACGTCAATGGAGGTGATTCTAGTTGATAGACGTGGGGACTCTCGACTGAAAGAGCTTGAAGACAAAGCACAGGAACTATATTGTGCTTCAGAGAGCACCTTAGTGTTGGTGGAGAAACTAGGAAAGCTTGTTGCGATCTACATGGG GGGCACTTTTCCGGTGGAGCAAGGGGGGCTGCACCTCCATTGGAAAGTGGTAAGCAAAAGATTGAGGGAATTTCAGAAATGCATCGTTCTTCCAATTGGTAGTCTTTCTATGGGACTATGCAGGCACCGTGCAATCCTTTTCAAG AAATTGGCAGATTATATAGGTTTGCCATGTCGGATAGCTAGAGGTTGCAAGTACTGTGTTGCAGATCATCGATCCTCTTGCCTTGTCAAAATTGAAGATGACAAGAAATCGTTGAG GGAATATGTAGTTGATTTAGTGGGGGAACCGGGAAATATACATGGTCCAGATTCCTCAATCAATGGAGGATTCCAATCTTCAATGCCTTCGCCGCTCCACATTTCTCATTTAAAAGAGTTTCAAGAACCTTACGTGGAAAGTTATTTTAATCATCAAACTGTTGAGTCAAAGCAAATCTGTGGTTTTCCTGAAAATCCTCTACGTTCAG GCTTGGGAGAGTACCAGATGAAAGGGGGAAGCACTTTACATAGGAGTCCAGGTGCTGAAACTGATAAATTGGTTGATCAAGCATGTATGGGTATGAGATCAACTCAGTTGTGTGTGGAGACAAAAGTGAGCAAGGAGTGTGTGCTTCAAAGTCATATAATGCCATCCGCAGGTGCTGATACCTCCGAGGTGTTAAGTTCTGTTGGGGGGGTGTCTTTACGTGAAAACAAGGTTGTCGTTGAAGAAATATATCAAGAAGAGGCAGTTATTGCGGGGATTTCACTGAATGAAACTAGCATTAATCCGTCCAAATTGAGCTTGTCAACTCAAACTGATTCAAAGGAGGTTGAGGGTAGGTCTCAAAATTTTTCAGCATCAACATATCCGAAATACCTGACACTTGAACCATCACTTGCAATGGATTGGCTGGAAATTTCATGGGATGAATTACATATAAAGGAGCGTGTTGGGGCTG GCTCATTTGGTACAGTGCACCGTGCTGAATGGCATGGATCG GACGTTGCTGTCAAGGTTCTAACCATGCAGGATTTCCACGATGATCAGTTGAAAGAGTTTCTAAGAGAG GTTGCAATAATGAAGCGGGTGCGCCATCCGAATGTGGTACTCTTTATGGGTGCAGTTACAAAGCGGCCTCATCTTTCAATAGTGACTGAATATCTGCCCAG GGGTAGTCTATACCGCCTAATCCACAGGCCATCTTCTGGTGAATTGATGGATCAAAGGAAACGATTGCGCATGGCGCTGGATGTG GCAAAGGGAATCAACTACCTACATTGTCTCAATCCTCCTATAGTACACTGGGATCTTAAATCCCCCAACTTGTTGGTTGACAAGAATTGGACGGTGAAG GTTTGTGATTTTGGGTTGTCCAGATTCAAAGCAAACACTTTCATATCATCGAAATCTGTTGCTGGAACG CCCGAGTGGATGGCTCCAGAATTCCTTCGTGGAGAGCCTTCAAATGAAAAGTCTGATGTCTACAGTTTTGGAGTGATCCTCTGGGAACTAGTAACCATGCAACAACCATGGAGTGGGCTTGGCCCGGCTCAG GTCGTGGGAGCTGTTGCTTTCCAGAATAGAAAGCTTTCTATTCCATCAAGTACTTCTCCGTTGTTGGCCTCCCTTATTGAATCATGCTGGGCAGA TGATCCTGTTCAGCGGCCATCCTTCGCAAGCATAGTCGAGTCCCTAAAGAAATTGCTCAAATCTCCACAGCAGTTGATAGCCATGGGTGGAACGTAA
- the LOC120086380 gene encoding serine/threonine-protein kinase CTR1 isoform X3 has protein sequence MPHRTTYFFPRQFPDRGFDSASTSKHILDHEKKINKDTFSTENDAKPTPRPARDFSVTKSSAVSDLFTGDKAQSNKKLPAFYDWLVDKKATRSATAHVKTWLSNCDEDRELLLPPPTSEPEHDTASVKDRSVDRNFDRQVSLPRVSSGSSYAGSLFSGTGTGTVDGNFSSDVKDSSASKILSSHTARPEEIEVGDDKESIAQRAKESYYLQLALAATLRSHANLAGDPVLMEEGRVEITDAETVSYRLWVSGCLSYSDKISDGFYNILGMNPYLWVMCNGFEEGRRLPPLMSLRTIEPSETSMEVILVDRRGDSRLKELEDKAQELYCASESTLVLVEKLGKLVAIYMGGTFPVEQGGLHLHWKVVSKRLREFQKCIVLPIGSLSMGLCRHRAILFKKLADYIGLPCRIARGCKYCVADHRSSCLVKIEDDKKSLREYVVDLVGEPGNIHGPDSSINGGFQSSMPSPLHISHLKEFQEPYVESYFNHQTVESKQICGFPENPLRSGLGEYQMKGGSTLHRSPGAETDKLVDQACMGMRSTQLCVETKVSKECVLQSHIMPSAGADTSEVLSSVGGVSLRENKVVVEEIYQEEAVIAGISLNETSINPSKLSLSTQTDSKEVEGRSQNFSASTYPKYLTLEPSLAMDWLEISWDELHIKERVGAGSFGTVHRAEWHGSDVAVKVLTMQDFHDDQLKEFLREVAIMKRVRHPNVVLFMGAVTKRPHLSIVTEYLPRGSLYRLIHRPSSGELMDQRKRLRMALDVAKGINYLHCLNPPIVHWDLKSPNLLVDKNWTVKVCDFGLSRFKANTFISSKSVAGTVKILLSRPSISM, from the exons ATGCCGCATAGAACGACTTACTTCTTCCCCAGGCAATTTCCGGATCGCGGATTTGACTCGGCGTCAACCTCCAAACACATTTTGGATCACgagaagaaaatcaacaaagacACTTTTAGTACCGAAAACGACGCGAAACCGACTCCGAGGCCTGCGCGCGACTTTAGCGTCACGAAGAGTTCCGCTGTATCGGATCTTTTCACGGGGGACAAGGCTCAAAGCAATAAGAAACTGCCTGCTTTTTACGATTGGTTGGTGGACAAGAAAGCAACGCGGTCGGCAACAGCTCACGTGAAAACTTGGCTTTCAAACTGTGATGAGGACCGCGAGCTTTTGCTTCCGCCACCTACCTCGGAGCCGGAGCATGATACAGCGTCGGTTAAGGATCGGAGTGTTGACCGCAACTTTGACCGGCAAGTTTCACTGCCTAGAGTATCAAGCGGGAGTAGCTATGCGGGGAGTTTGTTTTCAGGCACGGGAACGGGGACAGTGGATGGAAACTTTTCCAGCGACGTCAAGGATTCATCGGCGTCAAAGATATTGTCCTCGCACACGGCGAGGCCGGAAGAGATTGAGGTTGGAGATGATAAGGAAAGCATAGCACAAAGAGCGAAAGAGAGTTATTACCTGCAACTTGCTCTGGCGGCAACGCTTCGTTCCCATGCTAATCTCGCTGGCGATCCTGTGCTTATGGAGGAAGGCAGGGTGGAAATTACGGACGCTGAAACTGTTTCTTATCGACTCTGG GTAAGTGGTTGCCTGTCTTATTCCGACAAAATATCAGATGGTTTCTACAATATTCTGGGTATGAACCCGTATCTCTGGGTTATGTGCAATGGTTTTGAGGAAGGTAGACGGCTACCTCCTCTGATGTCGCTTAGAACCATTGAACCAAGTGAGACGTCAATGGAGGTGATTCTAGTTGATAGACGTGGGGACTCTCGACTGAAAGAGCTTGAAGACAAAGCACAGGAACTATATTGTGCTTCAGAGAGCACCTTAGTGTTGGTGGAGAAACTAGGAAAGCTTGTTGCGATCTACATGGG GGGCACTTTTCCGGTGGAGCAAGGGGGGCTGCACCTCCATTGGAAAGTGGTAAGCAAAAGATTGAGGGAATTTCAGAAATGCATCGTTCTTCCAATTGGTAGTCTTTCTATGGGACTATGCAGGCACCGTGCAATCCTTTTCAAG AAATTGGCAGATTATATAGGTTTGCCATGTCGGATAGCTAGAGGTTGCAAGTACTGTGTTGCAGATCATCGATCCTCTTGCCTTGTCAAAATTGAAGATGACAAGAAATCGTTGAG GGAATATGTAGTTGATTTAGTGGGGGAACCGGGAAATATACATGGTCCAGATTCCTCAATCAATGGAGGATTCCAATCTTCAATGCCTTCGCCGCTCCACATTTCTCATTTAAAAGAGTTTCAAGAACCTTACGTGGAAAGTTATTTTAATCATCAAACTGTTGAGTCAAAGCAAATCTGTGGTTTTCCTGAAAATCCTCTACGTTCAG GCTTGGGAGAGTACCAGATGAAAGGGGGAAGCACTTTACATAGGAGTCCAGGTGCTGAAACTGATAAATTGGTTGATCAAGCATGTATGGGTATGAGATCAACTCAGTTGTGTGTGGAGACAAAAGTGAGCAAGGAGTGTGTGCTTCAAAGTCATATAATGCCATCCGCAGGTGCTGATACCTCCGAGGTGTTAAGTTCTGTTGGGGGGGTGTCTTTACGTGAAAACAAGGTTGTCGTTGAAGAAATATATCAAGAAGAGGCAGTTATTGCGGGGATTTCACTGAATGAAACTAGCATTAATCCGTCCAAATTGAGCTTGTCAACTCAAACTGATTCAAAGGAGGTTGAGGGTAGGTCTCAAAATTTTTCAGCATCAACATATCCGAAATACCTGACACTTGAACCATCACTTGCAATGGATTGGCTGGAAATTTCATGGGATGAATTACATATAAAGGAGCGTGTTGGGGCTG GCTCATTTGGTACAGTGCACCGTGCTGAATGGCATGGATCG GACGTTGCTGTCAAGGTTCTAACCATGCAGGATTTCCACGATGATCAGTTGAAAGAGTTTCTAAGAGAG GTTGCAATAATGAAGCGGGTGCGCCATCCGAATGTGGTACTCTTTATGGGTGCAGTTACAAAGCGGCCTCATCTTTCAATAGTGACTGAATATCTGCCCAG GGGTAGTCTATACCGCCTAATCCACAGGCCATCTTCTGGTGAATTGATGGATCAAAGGAAACGATTGCGCATGGCGCTGGATGTG GCAAAGGGAATCAACTACCTACATTGTCTCAATCCTCCTATAGTACACTGGGATCTTAAATCCCCCAACTTGTTGGTTGACAAGAATTGGACGGTGAAG GTTTGTGATTTTGGGTTGTCCAGATTCAAAGCAAACACTTTCATATCATCGAAATCTGTTGCTGGAACG GTTAAAATTTTACTCAGCCGTCCATCAATCAGCATGTAA